A genome region from Caldalkalibacillus thermarum includes the following:
- a CDS encoding MaoC family dehydratase N-terminal domain-containing protein — translation MWAEFVGKRSPKVKNGVERGAVRKFAEAIGDLNPLYLNEETAAQSRYGSLIAPPTFPRTFQYGKIKDLPLPESGLIHGEQSFYYERPLLVGEEVYCYTELKKVFEKKGGSGLLTFLVFERVGEDPEGKRIFMTRETIIITETVRKGMQR, via the coding sequence CCCCCAAAGTGAAAAATGGTGTCGAACGAGGAGCCGTACGAAAATTCGCCGAGGCAATCGGGGATTTAAATCCCCTGTATTTAAATGAGGAGACGGCTGCCCAAAGCCGGTACGGGAGTTTAATCGCACCGCCCACATTTCCCCGGACATTTCAGTACGGAAAAATAAAAGACCTGCCACTCCCAGAGAGTGGTCTGATTCACGGAGAGCAAAGTTTCTATTATGAGCGTCCTTTGCTGGTGGGGGAAGAGGTATATTGTTACACTGAACTGAAGAAGGTGTTTGAGAAAAAGGGGGGCTCCGGTCTGCTCACCTTTCTGGTGTTTGAACGGGTAGGCGAAGATCCTGAAGGAAAAAGGATTTTTATGACCAGAGAAACGATTATTATCACTGAAACAGTGCGAAAGGGGATGCAAAGATGA